In Phaseolus vulgaris cultivar G19833 chromosome 10, P. vulgaris v2.0, whole genome shotgun sequence, a single genomic region encodes these proteins:
- the LOC137819604 gene encoding histone acetyltransferase HAC1-like isoform X4: MSGQVPNQPGSQLSGLTQLNGNALAHQMPTLGGVPRSTINMDPEFLRARTFIQEKIFDMLLQRQQQPVTDVQRKKLKDLAKRLEEGMLKAARSKEDYMNLDTLESRLSNFLRRASMSNQNQHYPQLVNSSPISTMIPTPGMSHAPNSSMMVASSVDTSMIYASGCNSIASTSFNSVNMLPAGGMLGSTLNRFDGLSNGYQQSSTSFSVASGGNISSMGVQRISSQMIPTPGFSVSSSHSHMNIDSNTNGGAFSGVESTMVPLSQLQQQKQHVGGQNSHVLQSLNSQMGIGMRSGLLQKPFSNSNGAINSGSGLIGNNIQLANEPGTSSDSYASTYANSPKHLHQHFDQNQKPAVQGDGYGLNNVDNFPSGNCYTSATSSGPMMNNQNTSSVKLPSMPKTSTLLSGHSNLHGMQQAAHIKSQQINQLEKLNFQSSLTSRDGFLHSQQQYQQRSQHLQQPDQYAQQQFQSIQSQQPQHVVNSDSFSQSQLSPNVENRVKPEPGIEHRKEVLNSRVSEQFHISETQSLFQQNSSEDCSRGAQHPPFPCGHHDLSSSTPQNSQQMLHPHQLAAEPQNNFSGPTVGVQSKSVILNQWPQSQDCNHMPDSNSHDQHLHVDFHQRISGQDGAQCNNLSSDGSIIVRNVLSRGLAEELESGIATNKAHRNQQRWLLFLLHAKRCSAPEGRCKERFCSIAQKLCKHIDVCKVRHCPYPRCHHTRELLHHYVNCKDPGCPVCVFVRKCRRAFQLKPQIRPEPESSLPTAVTGSCKPYNIVGTSPRLISKPPLVVETSEDLHPSIKRIKIEHCAQAINPENNHSASSFTANSESLVSRDAQSQPQPYPNAEKSISIKPEFTEVKAEAPAHVIHEKLSEMQMDNNNADDKMPSAEPVKYEEPANLARHENIKTEKETGQDRQENFVQTSENAAGTKSGKPKIKGVSLTELFTPEQVREHISGLRQWVGQSKSKAEKNQAMEHSMSENSCQLCAVEKLTFEPPPIYCTTCGVRIKRNNMYYTTGTGDTRHYFCIPCYNDARTENIVVDGTPIAKSRLEKKKNDEETEEWWVQCDKCEAWQHQICALFNGRRNDGGQAEYTCPNCYIQEVERGERKPLPQSAVLGAKDLPRTILSDHIEQRLFRRLKQERLERARVQGKSYDEIPGADALVIRVVSSVDKKLEVKPRFLEIFQEENYPTEFPYKSKVVLLFQKIEGVEVCLFGMYVQEFGSESQFPNQRRVYLSYLDSVKYFRPEVKAVTGEALRTFVYHEILIGYLEYCKKRGFTSCYIWACPPLKGEDYILYCHPEIQKTPKSDKLREWYLSMLRKASKENIVVDLTNLYDHFFVSTGECRAKVTAARLPYFDGDYWPGAAEDLIYQLRQEEDGRKQNKKGTTKKTITKRALKASGQSDLSGNASKDLLLMHKLGETICPMKEDFIMVHLQHACTSCCILMVSGNRWVCNQCKNYQICDKCYEVELKREERERHPINQREKHTLYPVEITDVPSDTKDKDDILESEFFDTRQAFLSLCQGNHYQYDTLRRAKHSSMMVLYHLHNPTAPAFVTTCNICYLDIETGQGWRCEVCPEYDVCNACYEKDGRIDHPHKLTNHPSMVDRDAQNKEARQHRVLQLRKMLDLLVHASQCRSPHCQYPNCRKVKGLFRHGMHCKIRASGGCVLCKKMWYLLQLHARACKESECHVPRCRDLKEHLRRLQQQSDSRRRAAVMEMMRQRAAEVANNAG, translated from the exons ATGTCTGGACAGGTACCTAATCAACCAGGGTCTCAGTTGTCTGGACTGACTCAGCTGAATGGGAATGCACTCGCTCATCAGATGCCAACTTTAGGGGGCGTACCCCGGTCAACAATTAATATGGATCCTGAATTTCTTAGAGCTCGCACTTTTATTCAAGAGAAGAT ATTTGATATGTTGTTGCAACGACAACAGCAGCCCGTTACAGATGTACAGAGAAAGAAGCTTAAGGATCTTGCGAAGCGCTTGGAGGAGGGCATGTTAAAAGCTGCTCGGTCTAAG GAGGATTACATGAACTTGGATACCTTGGAGAGTCGTTTATCAAATTTCCTCCGACGAGCATCTATGAGTAATCAAAACCAACACTATCCACAGCTTGTTAACTCTTCTCCAATCAGTACAATGATACCAACCCCTGGTATGTCACATGCTCCAAATTCAAGCATGATGGTAGCATCCTCCGTGGATACGTCAATGATTTATGCCAGCGGGTGTAATAGCATAGCATCAACATCTTTCAATAGTGTAAACATGTTACCAGCTGGTGGCATGCTTGGCAGTACCTTAAATAGATTTGATG GTTTGTCTAATGGTTATCAGCAGTCTTCTACCAGCTTTTCTGTTGCCTCAGGGGGGAACATTTCGTCAATGGGGGTGCAGAGAATTTCTAGCCAGATGATTCCCACTCCTGGATTCTCAGTCAGCAGTAGTCACTCACACATGAACATAGATTCTAATACTAATGGAGGTGCCTTTTCTGGTGTAGAGTCTACTATGGTACCACTGTCACAACTTCAGCAGCAGAAGCAGCATGTCGGTGGCCAAAATAGTCATGTATTGCAGAGTCTTAACAGTCAAATGGGTATTGGAATGAGATCTGGTTTACTACAGAAGCCATTTTCAAACTCAAATGGTGCTATAAATAGTGGATCAGGCTTGATTGGAAACAATATACAGCTTGCAAACGAACCTGGCACTTCTTCTGACAGCTATGCCTCCACTTATGCCAATTCACCTAAACACTTGCACCAGCACTTTGATCAAAATCAGAAACCAGCAGTGCAAG GTGATGGATATGGATTAAATAATGTTGACAATTTTCCTTCTGGAAACTGTTATACGTCTGCGACATCCTCTGGGCCCATGATGAACAATCAGAACACTAGTTCAGTTAAATTACCATCAATGCCCAAAACTAGCACATTGTTAAGTGGTCACTCGAACTTGCATGGTATGCAGCAGGCTGCTCATATAAAGTCTCAACAAATTAACCAGTTAGAAAAGTTGAATTTTCAGTCTTCATTGACTTCAAGAGATGGCTTTCTGCATTCTCAACAGCAATATCAGCAAAGGTCTCAACACTTGCAACAGCCAGATCAGTATGCACAGCAGCAATTTCAATCTATTCAAAGTCAGCAGCCTCAGCATGTGGTTAACAGTGACTCATTCAGTCAGTCTCAGCTTTCTCCCAATGTAGAAAACCGAGTGAAGCCTGAACCTGGAATTGAACACCGTAAAGAGGTGCTAAACTCTCGTGTCTCTGAACAGTTTCATATATCTGAGACGCAGAGTCTGTTCCAGCAGAACTCATCTGAAGATTGCTCTAGGGGTGCTCAACATCCTCCATTTCCATGTGGTCACCATGATTTATCATCATCAACACCTCAAAATTCACAACAAATGTTGCACCCACATCAATTGGCTGCAGAGCCTCAAAATAATTTTAGCGGTCCTACAGTTGGGGTGCAATCCAAATCTGTGATTCTAAACCAATGGCCTCAATCTCAAGATTGTAACCACATGCCTGACAGTAATTCACATGATCAACATCTCCATGTTGATTTTCATCAAAGAATATCTGGACAAGATGGAGCTCAATGCAATAATTTATCATCAGATGGATCTATTATTGTTCGAAATGTTCTTTCTAGAGGCTTGGCTGAGGAACTGGAATCTGGAATTGCTACAAATAAGGCGCACAGGAATCAACAGAGGTGGCTTTTATTTCTACTTCATGCTAAGCGATGTTCTGCCCCTGAAGGACGATGCAAAGAACGGTTTTGTTCTATTGCACAGAAGCTATGCAAGCACATAGATGTATGCAAAGTGCGCCATTGTCCATATCCTCGGTGCCATCATACGAGGGAGTTACTTCATCATTACGTAAACTGCAAGGATCCAGGTTGCCCTGTTTGTGTTTTTGTGAGAAAGTGTCGACGTGCTTTTCAATTGAAGCCTCAGATTCGGCCAGAACCTGAATCAAGCTTGCCAACTGCAGTGACTGGATCCTGTAAGCCTTACAATATTGTAGGCACATCACCAAGATTGATTTCAAAGCCTCCATTAGTTGTTGAAACTTCTGAGGACCTGCATCCATCTATAAAACGTATAAAGATTGAGCATTGCGCCCAGGCCATTAATCCTGAAAATAACCATTCTGCTTCATCTTTTACTGCAAATAGTGAATCTCTTGTTTCCAGGGATGCACAGTCTCAGCCCCAGCCCTATCCCAATGCTGAGAAATCTATCTCAATTAAACCCGAGTTTACAGAAGTTAAGGCTGAGGCTCCTGCACATGTGATACATGAAAAGCTCAGTGAGATGCAAATGGATAACAATAACGCTGATGATAAAATGCCTAGTGCTGAGCCTGTCAAATATGAAGAACCTGCTAATTTAGCTAGgcatgaaaatataaaaactgagaAAGAAACTGGACAAGACCGGCAAGAAAATTTTGTGCAGACATCTGAAAATGCAGCTGGAACTAAGTCTGGTAAGCCAAAAATAAAGGGAGTCTCATTAACTGAGTTATTTACTCCAGAGCAAGTCAGGGAACATATCAGTGGACTAAGGCAATGGGTTGGTCAG AGCAAGTCAAAAGCAGAGAAGAATCAAGCAATGGAGCATTCAATGAGTGAGAATTCGTGTCAATTGTGTGCTGTAGAGAAGCTTACCTTTGAACCACCACCTATTTATTGCACAACATGCGGGGTTCGCATCAAACGAAATAATATGTATTATACCACAGGCACTGGGGACACACGACATTATTTTTGTATTCCATGCTATAATGATGCTCGTACAGAGAACATAGTTGTTGATGGGACTCCCATTGCCAAGTCAAGActggaaaagaagaagaatgatGAGGAAACTGAGGAATGG TGGGTTCAATGTGATAAATGTGAAGCATGGCAACATCAAATTTGTGCCCTATTTAATGGTAGACGAAATGATGGTGGACAAGCTGAGTATACTTGCCCTAACTGCTATATTCAAGAGGTAGAAAGAGGAGAGCGCAAGCCCTTACCCCAAAGTGCTGTTCTTGGCGCCAAGGATTTACCAAGAACTATTCTTAGCGATCACATAGAACAACGATTATTTAGACGGCTAAAGCAAGAAAGACTAGAAAGGGCAAGGGTTCAAGGAAAAAGTTATGATGAG ATTCCAGGAGCTGATGCTCTTGTTATAAGAGTTGTGTCATCTGTTGACAAAAAGTTAGAAGTGAAACCACGGTTTCTGGAGATTTTTCAGGAAGAGAATTACCCAACAGAATTTCCATATAAATCAAAG GTAGTTTTGTTGTTTCAGAAGATAGAAGGTGTGGAAGTTTGCCTATTTGGCATGTATGTTCAAGAATTTGGATCTGAATCTCAATTCCCAAATCAGCGACGAGTGTATCTTTCGTATTTGGATTCTGTGAAGTATTTTAGGCCTGAGGTTAAAGCAGTGACAGGAGAGGCTCTTCGGACTTTTGTTTACCATGAAATTCTG ATTGGATACCTTGAATATTGCAAGAAACGTGGTTTTACAAGCTGCTATATATGGGCTTGTCCTCCATTGAAGGGTGAAGATTATATTTTGTATTGCCATCCAGAAATTCAGAAAACACCAAAATCTGATAAGCTACGTGAATG GTATCTATCCATGTTAAGAAAAGCTTCAAAGGAGAATATTGTGGTCGATCTCACCAACTTATACGATCATTTTTTCGTATCAACTGGTGAATGTCGGGCCAAAGTCACTGCTGCAAGACTCCCATATTTTGATGGCGACTACTGGCCTGGGGCTGCAGAGGATTTAATTTATCAGCTTCGCCAAGAGGAAGatggaagaaaacaaaataaaaagggAACAACTAAAAAGACTATAACAAAAAGGGCTTTAAAAGCATCTGGTCAGTCAGATCTTTCAGGAAATGCTTCGAAGGACCTGCTCCTCATGCACAAA CTTGGTGAAACCATTTGCCCGATGAAGGAAGATTTTATTATGGTCCATTTGCAGCATGCATGTACCAGCTGTTGTATTTTAATGGTGTCTGGTAACCGTTGGGTCTGCAACCAGTGCAAGAATTATCAGATTTGTGATAA GTGTTATGAAGTAGAACTAAAGCgtgaagagagagaaagacaTCCTATTAATCAGAGGGAGAAGCATACTCTTTATCCA GTTGAAATTACTGATGTTCCATCTGATACCAAGGACAAAGATGATATTCTTGAGAGCGAATTCTTTGACACTAGACAGGCATTTCTGAGTCTCTGCCAGGGAAATCATTACCAGTATGATACACTAAGGCGGGCCAAGCATTCATCAATGATGGTCCTCTATCATCTTCACAATCCAACAGCTCCAGCATTTGTAACAACTTGTAATATATGTTATCTTGACATAGAAACTGGTCAAGGATGGCGCTGTGAGGTTTGCCCTGAGTATGATGTATGCAATGCTTGTTATGAAAAGGATGGACGTATTGATCATCCTCATAAGTTGACAAATCATCCATCCATGGTGGATCGTGATGCTCAGAACAAAGAAGCAAGGCAGCATCGGGTGTTGCAG CTACGGAAAATGCTTGATCTCCTTGTTCATGCGTCCCAATGTCGTTCTCCACATTGTCAATATCCTAATTGTCGCAAGGTGAAGGGGCTTTTCCGCCATGGGATGCACTGCAAAATACGGGCTTCTGGAGGTTGTGTTCTTTGCAAGAAAATGTGGTATTTGCTTCAACTTCATGCTCGTGCTTGCAAAGAATCTGAATGCCACGTACCACGATGCAG AGATTTAAAAGAACATTTAAGGAGGTTGCAGCAACAGTCTGATTCACGGCGTAGAGCTGCTGTAATGGAAATGATGAGGCAGAGAGCTGCAGAAGTTGCTAACAATGCTGGTTGA
- the LOC137819604 gene encoding histone acetyltransferase HAC1-like isoform X3: MSGQVPNQPGSQLSGLTQLNGNALAHQMPTLGGVPRSTINMDPEFLRARTFIQEKIFDMLLQRQQQPVTDVQRKKLKDLAKRLEEGMLKAARSKEDYMNLDTLESRLSNFLRRASMSNQNQHYPQLVNSSPISTMIPTPGMSHAPNSSMMVASSVDTSMIYASGCNSIASTSFNSVNMLPAGGMLGSTLNRFDGLSNGYQQSSTSFSVASGGNISSMGVQRISSQMIPTPGFSVSSSHSHMNIDSNTNGGAFSGVESTMVPLSQLQQQKQHVGGQNSHVLQSLNSQMGIGMRSGLLQKPFSNSNGAINSGSGLIGNNIQLANEPGTSSDSYASTYANSPKHLHQHFDQNQKPAVQERITILLSGDGYGLNNVDNFPSGNCYTSATSSGPMMNNQNTSSVKLPSMPKTSTLLSGHSNLHGMQQAAHIKSQQINQLEKLNFQSSLTSRDGFLHSQQQYQQRSQHLQQPDQYAQQQFQSIQSQQPQHVVNSDSFSQSQLSPNVENRVKPEPGIEHRKEVLNSRVSEQFHISETQSLFQQNSSEDCSRGAQHPPFPCGHHDLSSSTPQNSQQMLHPHQLAAEPQNNFSGPTVGVQSKSVILNQWPQSQDCNHMPDSNSHDQHLHVDFHQRISGQDGAQCNNLSSDGSIIVRNVLSRGLAEELESGIATNKAHRNQQRWLLFLLHAKRCSAPEGRCKERFCSIAQKLCKHIDVCKVRHCPYPRCHHTRELLHHYVNCKDPGCPVCVFVRKCRRAFQLKPQIRPEPESSLPTAVTGSCKPYNIVGTSPRLISKPPLVVETSEDLHPSIKRIKIEHCAQAINPENNHSASSFTANSESLVSRDAQSQPQPYPNAEKSISIKPEFTEVKAEAPAHVIHEKLSEMQMDNNNADDKMPSAEPVKYEEPANLARHENIKTEKETGQDRQENFVQTSENAAGTKSGKPKIKGVSLTELFTPEQVREHISGLRQWVGQSKSKAEKNQAMEHSMSENSCQLCAVEKLTFEPPPIYCTTCGVRIKRNNMYYTTGTGDTRHYFCIPCYNDARTENIVVDGTPIAKSRLEKKKNDEETEEWWVQCDKCEAWQHQICALFNGRRNDGGQAEYTCPNCYIQEVERGERKPLPQSAVLGAKDLPRTILSDHIEQRLFRRLKQERLERARVQGKSYDEIPGADALVIRVVSSVDKKLEVKPRFLEIFQEENYPTEFPYKSKVVLLFQKIEGVEVCLFGMYVQEFGSESQFPNQRRVYLSYLDSVKYFRPEVKAVTGEALRTFVYHEILIGYLEYCKKRGFTSCYIWACPPLKGEDYILYCHPEIQKTPKSDKLREWYLSMLRKASKENIVVDLTNLYDHFFVSTGECRAKVTAARLPYFDGDYWPGAAEDLIYQLRQEEDGRKQNKKGTTKKTITKRALKASGQSDLSGNASKDLLLMHKLGETICPMKEDFIMVHLQHACTSCCILMVSGNRWVCNQCKNYQICDKCYEVELKREERERHPINQREKHTLYPVEITDVPSDTKDKDDILESEFFDTRQAFLSLCQGNHYQYDTLRRAKHSSMMVLYHLHNPTAPAFVTTCNICYLDIETGQGWRCEVCPEYDVCNACYEKDGRIDHPHKLTNHPSMVDRDAQNKEARQHRVLQLRKMLDLLVHASQCRSPHCQYPNCRKVKGLFRHGMHCKIRASGGCVLCKKMWYLLQLHARACKESECHVPRCRDLKEHLRRLQQQSDSRRRAAVMEMMRQRAAEVANNAG; encoded by the exons ATGTCTGGACAGGTACCTAATCAACCAGGGTCTCAGTTGTCTGGACTGACTCAGCTGAATGGGAATGCACTCGCTCATCAGATGCCAACTTTAGGGGGCGTACCCCGGTCAACAATTAATATGGATCCTGAATTTCTTAGAGCTCGCACTTTTATTCAAGAGAAGAT ATTTGATATGTTGTTGCAACGACAACAGCAGCCCGTTACAGATGTACAGAGAAAGAAGCTTAAGGATCTTGCGAAGCGCTTGGAGGAGGGCATGTTAAAAGCTGCTCGGTCTAAG GAGGATTACATGAACTTGGATACCTTGGAGAGTCGTTTATCAAATTTCCTCCGACGAGCATCTATGAGTAATCAAAACCAACACTATCCACAGCTTGTTAACTCTTCTCCAATCAGTACAATGATACCAACCCCTGGTATGTCACATGCTCCAAATTCAAGCATGATGGTAGCATCCTCCGTGGATACGTCAATGATTTATGCCAGCGGGTGTAATAGCATAGCATCAACATCTTTCAATAGTGTAAACATGTTACCAGCTGGTGGCATGCTTGGCAGTACCTTAAATAGATTTGATG GTTTGTCTAATGGTTATCAGCAGTCTTCTACCAGCTTTTCTGTTGCCTCAGGGGGGAACATTTCGTCAATGGGGGTGCAGAGAATTTCTAGCCAGATGATTCCCACTCCTGGATTCTCAGTCAGCAGTAGTCACTCACACATGAACATAGATTCTAATACTAATGGAGGTGCCTTTTCTGGTGTAGAGTCTACTATGGTACCACTGTCACAACTTCAGCAGCAGAAGCAGCATGTCGGTGGCCAAAATAGTCATGTATTGCAGAGTCTTAACAGTCAAATGGGTATTGGAATGAGATCTGGTTTACTACAGAAGCCATTTTCAAACTCAAATGGTGCTATAAATAGTGGATCAGGCTTGATTGGAAACAATATACAGCTTGCAAACGAACCTGGCACTTCTTCTGACAGCTATGCCTCCACTTATGCCAATTCACCTAAACACTTGCACCAGCACTTTGATCAAAATCAGAAACCAGCAGTGCAAG AAAggataacaatattattatcaGGTGATGGATATGGATTAAATAATGTTGACAATTTTCCTTCTGGAAACTGTTATACGTCTGCGACATCCTCTGGGCCCATGATGAACAATCAGAACACTAGTTCAGTTAAATTACCATCAATGCCCAAAACTAGCACATTGTTAAGTGGTCACTCGAACTTGCATGGTATGCAGCAGGCTGCTCATATAAAGTCTCAACAAATTAACCAGTTAGAAAAGTTGAATTTTCAGTCTTCATTGACTTCAAGAGATGGCTTTCTGCATTCTCAACAGCAATATCAGCAAAGGTCTCAACACTTGCAACAGCCAGATCAGTATGCACAGCAGCAATTTCAATCTATTCAAAGTCAGCAGCCTCAGCATGTGGTTAACAGTGACTCATTCAGTCAGTCTCAGCTTTCTCCCAATGTAGAAAACCGAGTGAAGCCTGAACCTGGAATTGAACACCGTAAAGAGGTGCTAAACTCTCGTGTCTCTGAACAGTTTCATATATCTGAGACGCAGAGTCTGTTCCAGCAGAACTCATCTGAAGATTGCTCTAGGGGTGCTCAACATCCTCCATTTCCATGTGGTCACCATGATTTATCATCATCAACACCTCAAAATTCACAACAAATGTTGCACCCACATCAATTGGCTGCAGAGCCTCAAAATAATTTTAGCGGTCCTACAGTTGGGGTGCAATCCAAATCTGTGATTCTAAACCAATGGCCTCAATCTCAAGATTGTAACCACATGCCTGACAGTAATTCACATGATCAACATCTCCATGTTGATTTTCATCAAAGAATATCTGGACAAGATGGAGCTCAATGCAATAATTTATCATCAGATGGATCTATTATTGTTCGAAATGTTCTTTCTAGAGGCTTGGCTGAGGAACTGGAATCTGGAATTGCTACAAATAAGGCGCACAGGAATCAACAGAGGTGGCTTTTATTTCTACTTCATGCTAAGCGATGTTCTGCCCCTGAAGGACGATGCAAAGAACGGTTTTGTTCTATTGCACAGAAGCTATGCAAGCACATAGATGTATGCAAAGTGCGCCATTGTCCATATCCTCGGTGCCATCATACGAGGGAGTTACTTCATCATTACGTAAACTGCAAGGATCCAGGTTGCCCTGTTTGTGTTTTTGTGAGAAAGTGTCGACGTGCTTTTCAATTGAAGCCTCAGATTCGGCCAGAACCTGAATCAAGCTTGCCAACTGCAGTGACTGGATCCTGTAAGCCTTACAATATTGTAGGCACATCACCAAGATTGATTTCAAAGCCTCCATTAGTTGTTGAAACTTCTGAGGACCTGCATCCATCTATAAAACGTATAAAGATTGAGCATTGCGCCCAGGCCATTAATCCTGAAAATAACCATTCTGCTTCATCTTTTACTGCAAATAGTGAATCTCTTGTTTCCAGGGATGCACAGTCTCAGCCCCAGCCCTATCCCAATGCTGAGAAATCTATCTCAATTAAACCCGAGTTTACAGAAGTTAAGGCTGAGGCTCCTGCACATGTGATACATGAAAAGCTCAGTGAGATGCAAATGGATAACAATAACGCTGATGATAAAATGCCTAGTGCTGAGCCTGTCAAATATGAAGAACCTGCTAATTTAGCTAGgcatgaaaatataaaaactgagaAAGAAACTGGACAAGACCGGCAAGAAAATTTTGTGCAGACATCTGAAAATGCAGCTGGAACTAAGTCTGGTAAGCCAAAAATAAAGGGAGTCTCATTAACTGAGTTATTTACTCCAGAGCAAGTCAGGGAACATATCAGTGGACTAAGGCAATGGGTTGGTCAG AGCAAGTCAAAAGCAGAGAAGAATCAAGCAATGGAGCATTCAATGAGTGAGAATTCGTGTCAATTGTGTGCTGTAGAGAAGCTTACCTTTGAACCACCACCTATTTATTGCACAACATGCGGGGTTCGCATCAAACGAAATAATATGTATTATACCACAGGCACTGGGGACACACGACATTATTTTTGTATTCCATGCTATAATGATGCTCGTACAGAGAACATAGTTGTTGATGGGACTCCCATTGCCAAGTCAAGActggaaaagaagaagaatgatGAGGAAACTGAGGAATGG TGGGTTCAATGTGATAAATGTGAAGCATGGCAACATCAAATTTGTGCCCTATTTAATGGTAGACGAAATGATGGTGGACAAGCTGAGTATACTTGCCCTAACTGCTATATTCAAGAGGTAGAAAGAGGAGAGCGCAAGCCCTTACCCCAAAGTGCTGTTCTTGGCGCCAAGGATTTACCAAGAACTATTCTTAGCGATCACATAGAACAACGATTATTTAGACGGCTAAAGCAAGAAAGACTAGAAAGGGCAAGGGTTCAAGGAAAAAGTTATGATGAG ATTCCAGGAGCTGATGCTCTTGTTATAAGAGTTGTGTCATCTGTTGACAAAAAGTTAGAAGTGAAACCACGGTTTCTGGAGATTTTTCAGGAAGAGAATTACCCAACAGAATTTCCATATAAATCAAAG GTAGTTTTGTTGTTTCAGAAGATAGAAGGTGTGGAAGTTTGCCTATTTGGCATGTATGTTCAAGAATTTGGATCTGAATCTCAATTCCCAAATCAGCGACGAGTGTATCTTTCGTATTTGGATTCTGTGAAGTATTTTAGGCCTGAGGTTAAAGCAGTGACAGGAGAGGCTCTTCGGACTTTTGTTTACCATGAAATTCTG ATTGGATACCTTGAATATTGCAAGAAACGTGGTTTTACAAGCTGCTATATATGGGCTTGTCCTCCATTGAAGGGTGAAGATTATATTTTGTATTGCCATCCAGAAATTCAGAAAACACCAAAATCTGATAAGCTACGTGAATG GTATCTATCCATGTTAAGAAAAGCTTCAAAGGAGAATATTGTGGTCGATCTCACCAACTTATACGATCATTTTTTCGTATCAACTGGTGAATGTCGGGCCAAAGTCACTGCTGCAAGACTCCCATATTTTGATGGCGACTACTGGCCTGGGGCTGCAGAGGATTTAATTTATCAGCTTCGCCAAGAGGAAGatggaagaaaacaaaataaaaagggAACAACTAAAAAGACTATAACAAAAAGGGCTTTAAAAGCATCTGGTCAGTCAGATCTTTCAGGAAATGCTTCGAAGGACCTGCTCCTCATGCACAAA CTTGGTGAAACCATTTGCCCGATGAAGGAAGATTTTATTATGGTCCATTTGCAGCATGCATGTACCAGCTGTTGTATTTTAATGGTGTCTGGTAACCGTTGGGTCTGCAACCAGTGCAAGAATTATCAGATTTGTGATAA GTGTTATGAAGTAGAACTAAAGCgtgaagagagagaaagacaTCCTATTAATCAGAGGGAGAAGCATACTCTTTATCCA GTTGAAATTACTGATGTTCCATCTGATACCAAGGACAAAGATGATATTCTTGAGAGCGAATTCTTTGACACTAGACAGGCATTTCTGAGTCTCTGCCAGGGAAATCATTACCAGTATGATACACTAAGGCGGGCCAAGCATTCATCAATGATGGTCCTCTATCATCTTCACAATCCAACAGCTCCAGCATTTGTAACAACTTGTAATATATGTTATCTTGACATAGAAACTGGTCAAGGATGGCGCTGTGAGGTTTGCCCTGAGTATGATGTATGCAATGCTTGTTATGAAAAGGATGGACGTATTGATCATCCTCATAAGTTGACAAATCATCCATCCATGGTGGATCGTGATGCTCAGAACAAAGAAGCAAGGCAGCATCGGGTGTTGCAG CTACGGAAAATGCTTGATCTCCTTGTTCATGCGTCCCAATGTCGTTCTCCACATTGTCAATATCCTAATTGTCGCAAGGTGAAGGGGCTTTTCCGCCATGGGATGCACTGCAAAATACGGGCTTCTGGAGGTTGTGTTCTTTGCAAGAAAATGTGGTATTTGCTTCAACTTCATGCTCGTGCTTGCAAAGAATCTGAATGCCACGTACCACGATGCAG AGATTTAAAAGAACATTTAAGGAGGTTGCAGCAACAGTCTGATTCACGGCGTAGAGCTGCTGTAATGGAAATGATGAGGCAGAGAGCTGCAGAAGTTGCTAACAATGCTGGTTGA